In Maridesulfovibrio sp., the genomic stretch GAAGATACTCTGCATTATTCTTCTGTTGAGTTGACCCGGTCATAAAAATTATTTTGCATAAATTAATAAAAGGTTTTGGGATTCTTGCATTAGCCCTTAGGCGAGAAGCTTTGCTTCGAGTCTTAGGGATAACGACAGTGGAACAAACCCTTTTGCAAAAGAGTTTAAGCCGCCGAGGCAAACTCAAAGAATTCTTAAAACGCGAAGCGTACAAAATCAGCCCCCGGCAGGCTCGCCGAAGGCATCTTATGAAAAAAACTATGTTTGTGGGCGAGACCCGTTCCGGGAAAAGTTCGCTTATAAAAGTCCTTTCCGGGGAATCCTACACCCCGCGTCGGGCCATGGCCGTGGAATTTATCGGTCCGTTTATCAATACTCCCGGTGAGTTTCTTGAAAACAGCTGGTTCTACAACGCCCTGATTACTTCCTCCGCAGATTGCGAAGTGCTGGCCATTGTTCAGGACAGCACCCGCCGCACCAGCCTTTTTCCACCCCTTTTCGTTTCCATGTTTAACCGCAAGGTAATCGGCCTTGTTTCCAAGGTTGATGATCCAAATTCCGACCCCGTTCTGGCCGAACGCTTTTTAAAGCAGGCCGGAGCAAAAGAAATCATCCGCACAAGTTCGGTTACTGGTGAAGGGATAGAGGAAATTTTAGAGGTCATCTCCTGATCGTTAGGTTTAAAAAATTTCATAAACAAAGGCCGTAATATCAGATCTGATATTACGGCCTTTGTTTTGTGGGAGAGATATAGAGCTGAATACGAAGCTCTATTAAAACGTCTTTCGGGAAGAGGGGGTGGCGGATGGGGAAGGCTTCTACTTATCAATAGCCTTATTAATCTTACAGGCCGCGCAGGCTGCACCGAATCCGTTATCAATATTTACCACAGTCACTCCGCTGGCGCAGGAAGTGAGCATGCCCAGTAGTGCTGACAGTCCTGAGAAGTTGGCCCCGTAACCTACAGATGTAGGAACGGCGATGATGGGTTGATCGACCATCCCGCCTATAACGCTGGAGAGCGCTCCTTCCATGCCCGCTATCACTATGAGCACAGAGAATCTGCGGATTTCTTCAATTCGGTCAAAGAGACGATGAATCCCGGCAACCCCGATATCGGAGATGATTTCGGCTTTGCTGCCCAGCATGTCGCAGGTTACAAGTGCTTCTTCGGCAACATTGAGGTCTGATGTTCCGGCTGTGATTATGCCGACCGTGCCGCTGTTGTATTTAATCTCGCGGTTTTTGCA encodes the following:
- a CDS encoding EutP/PduV family microcompartment system protein, which translates into the protein MKKTMFVGETRSGKSSLIKVLSGESYTPRRAMAVEFIGPFINTPGEFLENSWFYNALITSSADCEVLAIVQDSTRRTSLFPPLFVSMFNRKVIGLVSKVDDPNSDPVLAERFLKQAGAKEIIRTSSVTGEGIEEILEVIS
- the larB gene encoding nickel pincer cofactor biosynthesis protein LarB, with protein sequence MTNDNLKNILNAVKEGSMDVDQGLESLRDLPYQDIGHTKIDHHRGLRNGFPEVIYGAGKTPQQVGDIFEHMCEHNNVLATRVSPEMAEYVTGRLPHVKYNATANTLTCKNREIKYNSGTVGIITAGTSDLNVAEEALVTCDMLGSKAEIISDIGVAGIHRLFDRIEEIRRFSVLIVIAGMEGALSSVIGGMVDQPIIAVPTSVGYGANFSGLSALLGMLTSCASGVTVVNIDNGFGAACAACKINKAIDK